The Streptomyces sp. cg36 genomic interval CTCGACCACGTCCAGGCGGCGGCTCTGCCGCTGGCCGCGCTGACCGCCTGGCAGGCCCTCGTCGAGACGGCGGGTCTGACGGCCGGGCAGCGGGTGCTGATCCACGCCGCGGCCGGTGGGGTCGGCCACCTCGCCGTACAGCTCGCCAAGGAGCGCGGCGCGCACGTCACCGGGACGGCGACGGCGCCCAAACACGACTTCCTGCGTGAGCTCGGTGCGGACGCCTGCGTCGACTACCGGTCCGAGGACTTCACCGATGCCGAGGAGCGCTACGACGTCGTCCTCGACACTCTCGGCGGCGAGAACGCCACTCGTTCCGTGAGCGTGCTCCGCCCAGGAGGTGTCCTCGTCTCCCTGCTGCCGTTTGGCCAGGACACCGTGGCCGCGGCGGAGAAGGCGCAGGTCCGGGCCGTCACGCTGCTCGTCGAGCACGACCGGGCCGGGATGCGCGCCATCAGCGACCTGGTCCAGCGGGGCAGGCTCCGCGTCCACGTCTCCGACACCTTCCCCCTCGCCGAAGGCGCCCGGGCCCACGCTCTGGCGGAAACGGGGCGCACTATGGGGAAGCTGGTTCTCACTGTGCGCTGAGAGGAAATGGCTCGGGGGTTCACCCCACATCTGCATACACCCCGAGAACGCCCTGGCGCGACGCCCCGGCCATCAACCCAGCACGGTGCGGCCGACTTCGAACCGCCGCCCCCCACACCCAATACAGGTTAGGCTTACCTTAGTTACTGGACGGAAAGGCTCCACACGACACGATCAAGGAGCGGCCATGGGAAGCCTCAAAGGAAAAGTCGCCGTCGTCACCGGCAGCAGTCGGGGCATCGGGCGCGGCATCGCCGAACGTCTGGCGCGGGACGGTGCCCTGGTGGCCGTGCACTACGGCAGCAACGAGGCCGCGGCCGAGGAGACCGCCGCGGCCATCGCCGAAGACGGCGGACGCGCGTTCATCCTGGGCGCCCAACTGGGCGTACCCGGCGACCTGGACACGTTCATGACGGGGCTGGAGAGCGGACTGCGCGCCCACGGGGAGTCCCGGATCGACATCCTGGTCCACAACGCGGGGCTCAACCTCATGGGGCGGCCGATCGAGGTCCTCACCCCCGAGGAGTTCGACCGGATGATCGCGGTCAACGTCAAAGCACCGTTCTTCCTCACCCAGCGGCTGCTGCCGCGCCTGCGCGACGGCGGCCGGATCATCAACATCTCCTCCGTGTCCACCCGCGTCGCCTCCGCCCACGGCATCGCCTATCCGCTCACCAAGGGCGCCCTCGAAGTCTTCAGCCACACCCTGGCCAAATACCTCGGCCCGCGCGGCATCACCGTGAACTCCGTCCGCGTCGGCTTCACCCGCACCGACATGACCGCCGACGTACTGGCCGACCCGGCGAACATGGAGCGCAACCTCAGCCTGACCGCGCTCGGCCGGATCGGCGAAGTCCCCGACATCGCCGACGCGGTCGCCCTCCTGGCCTCCGACGACGCCCGCTGGATCACCGGCGCGGAGATTGACGTCACCGGCGGCGTGAACCTGTAGCCACCGTCCGTCGTACGCGGCCGGATCGGGTGTGCCGCGCCGCGGAGTCCGGTGGACACCTTGCCGTACGACCTTCGCGGCACCGATCCCCGTGCCCCGCGTCAGGGCGTGGGGTGACCCGCGAGCCAGTCCTGGAGTTCGCGGTGGCGGAGCTGGTAGGCCGCACCGGAAATGCGCAGCAGGCCCCCTTCGTAGGCCCAGTGGAAGAAGGAGCCCAGCCGCAAGGGCAGTCGCCCCTGGGAGCAGAGGAGGAAGACGAGGTAGCGGCGGCCTGCGCCGGCGATCAGGTACAGCCCGGCGGCCAGCCCCATCGCGAGGCCGCTCGCGAGCCAGCCCACGAGGAGAAACGCACGGCTGTCGGTGAGCCCGGCCGTCAGTCCGGTCGTGAATGCGCTCCCCAGCGCAGTGGCGAGAGCGTCGAGTCCGGCTCCGAGGGTGTGGATGCCGGCGGGGTGCCCGGTGACGGTCCCCGCGGTGAGCGTGGTTCCGTAGACGGTGCCCAGGATGATCGACACGGCGCACACGAGCGCGTACGCCAGCCCGAGCGTCGGTCCGGCCACCAGCCCCACCGTCAGATCGGCGCGGACCGGATGGCGGGGGTCGGTCAGCGGAGCATCGCCCACCGGGGTCGTGAGCCCCTTGGCCAGTCCCAGCGTGGCCGCGCCCAGCAGCCCGAGGACCAGCCCGACGGCGATGAGGCACGCCCAGCCGTCTGCCAGCCCGTTCGTCGGCCTGCCCGCCAGCACACCCACCAACGCGATCGTCAGCCCGATCGGCAGCGTGGCCACCAACGTACGCACGACCTTGAAAGCCGTCTCCTCACTGACCTCGTCGGAGTTGCGCAGCCGGTGCAGGCGGAAGGTGTGCAGGCGGTCGGGAACGGTGGGGCGGCCGGCGTTCCAGATCGCCGCCAGCCAGTACAGCGCCACCGCCGCGCCCGCCAGCAGACCTGCGGGCGAGGAGCTGTCCGCCTGCGCCAGGAGCGGGGCGGTGCAGGCGAGAGCGAGCAGAACCGCGAGCACGGCGTCGGTGATCCGGACTCGGAGGCGACCGGCCATGGGCCACAGCTGGAGCAGCACGATGTCGGTGCCCCCCGCAGGGGTGTTGGCGGCGAGGTGCGCGGCGAGGGCCGCGAGCCAGCGGTGGGTCTGGTCACCGGAGTAGCGGCCGG includes:
- a CDS encoding NADP-dependent oxidoreductase, which codes for MTSTDTPETIASPTPATATKPSPPAAVVNGAPVMLALHQKALGGPEVLRLTELPRPVPGPGEILVAVHAAGLNPTDFKHRALSIFLPPPPLTLGWDVSGTVAATGFGVTLFKPGDEVFGMLPYPYGHGSHAEYVTGPTRAFVRKPAGLDHVQAAALPLAALTAWQALVETAGLTAGQRVLIHAAAGGVGHLAVQLAKERGAHVTGTATAPKHDFLRELGADACVDYRSEDFTDAEERYDVVLDTLGGENATRSVSVLRPGGVLVSLLPFGQDTVAAAEKAQVRAVTLLVEHDRAGMRAISDLVQRGRLRVHVSDTFPLAEGARAHALAETGRTMGKLVLTVR
- a CDS encoding SDR family NAD(P)-dependent oxidoreductase yields the protein MGSLKGKVAVVTGSSRGIGRGIAERLARDGALVAVHYGSNEAAAEETAAAIAEDGGRAFILGAQLGVPGDLDTFMTGLESGLRAHGESRIDILVHNAGLNLMGRPIEVLTPEEFDRMIAVNVKAPFFLTQRLLPRLRDGGRIINISSVSTRVASAHGIAYPLTKGALEVFSHTLAKYLGPRGITVNSVRVGFTRTDMTADVLADPANMERNLSLTALGRIGEVPDIADAVALLASDDARWITGAEIDVTGGVNL